From a region of the Heterodontus francisci isolate sHetFra1 unplaced genomic scaffold, sHetFra1.hap1 HAP1_SCAFFOLD_237, whole genome shotgun sequence genome:
- the LOC137362778 gene encoding probable G-protein coupled receptor 139, which translates to MHRPMQWVRNIFYVTLAIIGVPVNLVSIVILSKGNCGLSSCTTRYLVAMSTADLLVIITEIILRRINNFYFPFNFLKLTSVCRPLYALIRAAVDCSVWFTITFTFDRFVAICCQKLKSKYCTRKTASVVLSTTGILLCLKNIPIYFRYEPGWVTDNVEWSCSNKPSYFTDPRWIGWRRVEKVLTPLLPFILILLLNALTVRHILVTSRLRQRLRGQSKKDNHSDSEMERRRKSMILLFSISGNFIFLWLVYILYIFDVGYFLDDDSFYIFEKVAYMLRNLNCCTNTFIYVATQSEFREQLKSAVKYPVTSIIKLINKQSN; encoded by the exons atgcaccgaccaatgcaatgggtgaggaacatattctatgtgaccCTTGcaataattggcgttcctg ttaatttggtgtcaattgtgatcctgtccaagggaaattgcggactctccagctgcaccacccgttacctggtggccatgtcaacggcggatctactggtcattatcactgagatcatactccggagaatcaataacttttatttcccatttaatttcctgaaactcacctctgtgtgtcgccctctctatgccttgatccgtgcagccgtcgactgttctgtttggttcaccatcactttcacatttgatcgatttgtcgccatttgttgccagaagctgaaatcaaaatattgcaccaggaaaactgcgagtgtggttctgtcaacaactggcatcctgctctgtctgaaaaatattcccatctactttagatatgAACCTGGATGGGTAACAGACAATGTCGAATGGAGCTGttctaataagccaagctattttactgaccctcggtgGATTGGATGGAGAAGagttgaaaaagttttaacaccattattgccgttcattttaattctgttgctgaatgctctgacggtcagacacattttagtgaccagtcgacttcgccagagactgaggggtcagagcaagaaagataatcacagtgactctgaaatggagagaagaaggaagtccatgattttactcttcagcatatctggcaatttcatatttctgtggctggtgtatattttatatatctttgatgttggttatttcttagatgatgattctttttATATCTTTGAAAAGGTCGCATATATGCTACGGAATTTAAATTGCTGTaccaacacatttatttatgtggccactcagtccgagttcagagagcagttaaagagcgctgtgaaatatccagttacatcaattattaaattaattaataaacaaagcaattga